A window of Patescibacteria group bacterium contains these coding sequences:
- a CDS encoding four helix bundle protein — protein MATYYSVPTVLTKAKETYALWFKILTDFPKVHRYNLGGKIEEYFLGLLENIFTAIYLSGEKKYFELSSAIVKLDGVKFFFQLAWENKCFSNERYAELSEKLNEVGRILGGWKKGLEKKTPPPITKEKQP, from the coding sequence ATGGCCACTTATTATAGCGTTCCGACAGTGTTGACAAAGGCCAAGGAAACCTACGCGCTGTGGTTTAAAATTCTTACCGATTTTCCCAAGGTTCACCGCTATAATCTGGGTGGAAAAATTGAAGAATATTTTTTAGGGCTGTTGGAAAATATTTTTACGGCTATTTATCTTTCCGGAGAAAAAAAATATTTTGAGTTGTCTTCCGCTATTGTCAAACTTGATGGCGTTAAATTTTTTTTCCAGCTGGCCTGGGAAAATAAGTGCTTTTCCAATGAACGGTACGCGGAATTGTCGGAAAAACTTAATGAAGTCGGCCGGATACTGGGCGGCTGGAAAAAAGGCTTGGAAAAGAAAACTCCTCCGCCTATAACGAAGGAGAAACAGCCATAG